Genomic window (Roseivirga sp. 4D4):
ATCATCATCTTCTTTACCCTTGTTTTATTTTCACACTTTTTTCGTCTCTACATTCTCAGAAATAATTGGGTTGATTTAAGTATTCTTCAGCTGACGGTTCGCGTCTTAATTGGCGCTTTGATTGTAGCGATTGCCGCCCAAGGTATCATCCACATTTTTATCTACTCCATCCTCAAACTCGATGATTTATCAGCATTTAGCTGGGCAGCCTTTGGTGGGTACGTCTTTAGTGTCTATGTGGTACTTATGCTCTGGTCTACCATTTATTTCTTCATCAAAAACACGGAGAAAAATCGCAAAAATGAAATGGAGAAATTAGCCCTGAAAACTGACTTACAGGAAGCAGAGCTGATGATCCTGAAGAACCAGATCAATCCACATTTTTTATTCAATGCCCTGAACAATATCCGTTCTCTAATTCTATCAGATCAGAATCGAGCCAGGCAAATGGTCACCCACATTTCCGATCTCTTACGTTACTCTATTCAGTTCAATGCATCAGAAAAAGTCACTCTGAGCCAGGAAATGGATATTGTGCAGGACTACCTGCAATTAGAGTCTATTCAATTCAACGATCGGCTGGCCTATGTACTGAATATTGCAGACGAAACTCGGGAACTTAGTATTCCTCCTATGGCCATTCAACTACTTGTTGAAAACGCCATTAAACATGGTCTGTCTATTCAAAAGAATGGTGGATTTATTAGGATCGAATCGAGCAGAGAGGAAGACGCTCTGGTAATCAAAGTCACCAATACAGGTCAGTTAGGACAGAAACAAGGTCGTGAAGGGATTGGCCTCAAAAACCTGGTAGAGCGCATGAAGATTCTCTTTGGCCCATTCGCAAAATTCAGTCTGGAAAACTCGTCAAAAGACACCGTCACCGCTACACTCAATATACCTATCCAATGAAATCAATTATTGTAGACGACTCGCACCTCGCCAGGCAGGAACTCAAACACCTGCTAAAGACTTTTGATGACATTCGAGTAATCGGTGAAGCAGAAAATGCCGAGCAGGCAAAAGAGCTCATTGAGGAATTAAAACCTGAATTGGTATTTCTGGATATTCAAATGCCTGATAAAGATGGCTTCGGGCTTTTAGCAGAACTAGAAGATGTCCCTGAGATCATTTTTATCACCGCATTCGATGAGTATGCAATGAAAGCATTCGATCATAACGCGCTGGATTACCTTCAAAAACCAGTCAAAGAGGATCGCCTTTCCTTAGCCCTTGAAAAGGCTAGAGAAACCATAAAACTTCGTGCTGAACAAGAAGCAAAAAGCCAGCAACTGGGGCTTAATAATCAGGTATTTGTCAAAGACGGTGAGGCATGTTGGTTCGTAAGCTTAGCAGAAATCAGGGTGTTAGAAATCATGGGCAGCTACACACGCATTTACTTCAAAGATCAAAAACCGATGATCCCCCGATCGCTCAACTATATGGAAGGTCGCCTTGATCCAGAAGTATTCTTTCGGGCTAACCGACAGCAAATCATCAACCTTAAATACATCGAAAGAATTGAGCCCTGGTTCAGTGGCACCTTAAAAGTTTACTTAAAGGATGGTGAAGAAATAGAAGTATCTCGTAGACAAAGTATTAAATTCAGGGAGTTAATGAGCTTCTAATGTCAAGAACACATTTACTCCTCAGTTTACTTTTAGTCCTTAGCCTCGGTTGTCAACAAACCCTAGAAAAGGGTACAGAAAAGGACCTTATGACCACCCTTGACAAATTCAACCTGGCATTTGCCGAAGGAGATTTAGACTTCCTCGATCGGCATACGACAAGCGATTATCGGCATACCAACAATTCCAACAAAGCCTTTGGCAAAACCTCTTGGTTTGAATACCTCACTTCAAGAAAAGAAGACCTAAATAACGGTGTGCTTAATTTGCAACGCTATGAGATGTCTGAAATTGAGGTGCAGCTTTATGAGAACTCCGCTGTAATCACTGGGCTCATTTACACCAAAGGGAACCATTATTCAGAAGCCTTTGACCGACAATTGAGGGTTACCCACCTTTGGGTTTTTCAGGAGGGCATCTGGAAAAGGGCCGCCTTCCATGATACACCGATAGAATAGTCACATTAATCCATTTATTTCCTTGGGAAGCTTTTTCTTAAACTTTAATTTTCCCCAATGAACAGGGCGGAAATCATAGGAAAGCTAGAAGAGGTATATGGACGACTGAGCGATTTTCTTCTCGACCTTTCACAAGACGAGTACGAATATGCTCCCGAAGGCAAGTGGAACGCGGGCCAACAGGCAGAACATTTAAGCAAGAGTGTCAGAGCAGTCACCACTGGGCTAACGGTTCCAAAGCTCATGATCGGCTATAAGTTTGGAAAGGCAAATCGACCCAGCTTAGAATACCGCGAATTGGTAGAGAAATACCAGAATAAACTATCTGATTATGATGGTCCTGCTCCATCAGCCTATAGCCCGGGCAAGGTAAAATTTGTCAATGCCCAAAAGAACGTCAAGAACCTTCAAGATGCTATCCAAGCCATGATCAAAAGGCTAGATGGTTGGTCTGGGTCCGATATGGATAAGTATATCTTTCCACATCCGCTCATGGGCAAGATCACAGTGAGGGAAATGCTCTATTTTACAATTTATCATGCCGAACACCATCACGGTCTGATTCGAAGATATTTAAAAGGTGTCTAACATATGAAGAAGCTTTTAGCCTTTATTTTAACCATTCTTTCTTTCGGGCAAATGCAAGCACAGGAACAAAAGAAACCACTTCAGGTAGCCGTGATCGGTCTTACCCACACCCATGTGCATTGGATTTTAGGTCGTGAAGATCGAGGCGATATTGAAATCATAGGAATTGTTGAATCCAACAAGGATCTAGCCCAGCGTTATGCCGATCAACACGGGTATTCGATGGATATCGTCTATGATTCTATGGATGCATTAATGGAGAATAAATCGCCCGAGGCCGTTACTGCCTTTGGTACTATCTATGATCATCTTTCCGTGGTAGAATTCTTCGCTCCCAAAGGCATTCATGTCATGGTCGAAAAGCCCCTCGCGGTCAGCTTAGATCATGCTAAGAAAATGGAGGCCCTGGCCAAAAAACATAATATCCACTTACTGACTAACTACGAAACCACTTGGTATGGAAGCAATTTCAAAGCCTACGAAATGGTCCACGAAACGGATCAAATTGGTGATATAAGAAAGATAGTGGTGCATGATGGACATCCCGGACCAAAGGAGATCGGGGTCAATGAAGAGTTTTTAGAATGGCTGACCGACCCTAAACTCAACGGTGCCGGAGCCCTGACCGACTTTGGTTGCTACGGTGCCAATCTGGCCACCTGGCTCATGAAGGGGGAACGACCAGAATCTGTATTCGCTATTGCTCAAACCAACAAACCAGACTTATATCCAAAAGTCGATGATGAGGCTACCATCGTTCTGAAATATCCAAAGACCCAAGTCATTATACAGGCTTCTTGGAATTGGCCAGTTAGTCGAAAAGATATGGAAGTCTATGGTGTCAAAGGACAAGTAATTGCTGATAACGAATCCACACTTCGATATCGCTTGGGTGATGATAATGAAGAGGTGACACTGAAAGACCTCAGGAAAGAAAGTCCACTAGACGATCCATTCAGCCTATTGGCTGCCGTAGTTCGTGGCGATGTAAAGCCCTTGCCTACCGATTTATCAGCCCTCGAAAATAATATGGTGGTGATGGAAATCCTTCAGGCGGCCATGAAGAGCGCTAAAACTGGAAAATTGGTGAGGTTGAAATAAACCTCCCCTAACCCCTCCTTCATAAGGAGGGGAATGAATGAGTTCTGACTTACTTTAAGAATTTCAGGCAAACCGGAGTAGGTACTTCCGCCACAAAACCCGTTTCTGAAAGCATACCCGTTTCTTGATCAATCGCAAAGGTCACGATCGTGTCCGTATCCTGATTGGCGGCTAGCAGAAATCGGCCAGAAGGATCAATCTCAAAATCCCTTGGCGTTAAACCCAAGGTCGATTGCCTACCTACAGCTGACAGACCACCATTCTCATCAATAGAAAAAACAACGATCTCGTTCAGTTCTCCTCGGTTAGAGGTATAGAGAAACTTACCACTAGGGTGTACTTTGATGGCCGCACTGGCAGGTTCTCGATTGTCACCTTCTTGTTGCACGGAAATCATTTGGGTTGTTCTCCTCATGCGAACATCTTCTGATGTGCGATAAACTTCTACTGTGCCTATCAACTCATTCAACATATAGGCAACCTCCAAAGTAGGATGAAAAGCCAGGTGCCTTGGGCCTGACATCCTCGGAGAATTAGGATAATCACCTACGTAGTTCAGGGTTTGTGAGAGGGTATCCAATTCATATTCATAAGTTCTATCGGCCCCAAGGTCAACCGCAATTACCCAATCTTGGGTAGGATGTTGAATGATTTGATGCGCATGCGCTGCATCTTGTCGAGGATGTGTTGAACTCCCCTCGTGCTTCTTATAAGAGGTATAGTTTTCCAGCATTCCCTCCTCGTTGATGGGAAAGAGTGCCACGCTCCCACCTACATAGTTAGCAGCCATCACAAATTTTCCCGTATTGTCAATACTGACATAGCAAGGGTACTGCCCCATACTTCCAACTTCGTTTAAGTAACTAAGGCTGTGATCTTTAGGATTGTATTCCAGAGCCGTTAGGGAAGCGAATTCATCCTCACCCCCATTGAATTCATTGACTGCATAAACCCATTTGCCATTCTCATGCACCGCCAAATAAGACGGACTGATCAAGGCATCAGAAGTAGATAGATACCTGAGCGCCCCAGTCTCTTTGTTCATTTCATAGACATAAACTCCCTCGCCTTTCCCATCCACATGCCCTTCTTTCTGGGTATATGTTCCAATGAACAGAATTTCGACATTATCTGGCTTCTTCACCGCTTCCTCCTTATTAGATGACTGACAACTTGAGATTAAGAATAGACCGATTAAGGTCAGCAAGAAATGCTTCATGTTAGAGGCTTTTTAAAACTTTGATCAATTGATCCATATGGTCATCGGTGAAATCAAGGTGTGTCACAAAACGAATGAGCTGCGGCCCAAAACCGAAAGCATGGACGTCATGATCCGCTAGTTTTTTAATAAAGCTTTGATTGTCGTATTTATCCGTGAGCTTAAAGATCAGGATGTTGGTCTCGCATGGATATACCTCTTCCACATAATCCAAGCCTTTCAGGACCTCGGCAATTTCTTTCGCCTTCTTATGATCTTCTGCCAAACGTTTCACATGGTGATCCAATGCGTAAAGTCCCGCTGCTGCAATGTAACCGGCCTGTCTCCAGGCACCTCCCATTACTTTTCTGATCCGCTTAGCGCGCTTGATATCATCATGTCCTCCAAGGAGTAATGATCCTACAGGAGCACCCAAACCTTTAGACAGGCAAATAGAAATCGTATCGAAGACCTCTCCGTACGTTTTAGCCTTCTGGCCTGTAGCCACAAGTGCATTGAATAGCCTTGCTCCATCTAAATGCAAGGACAGGTTATGTTCATGGCAGGTTTCTCGGATCGCCCAAATCTCTTCAAAATCATAACAGCTCCCCCCACCCTTATTCATGGTGTTTTCCAGTGAAACCACTTTGGACACAGGCGCATGAATGTCGTCAGGTTGAATAGCAGCTTTGACATCTGCAGCGGTAATCAACCCCCTCTCTCCTTCTAATAAGCGAACAGAAACACCCGAGTTGGACATCAAGCCCCCACTTTCATACAGATAAATATGCGAGTACTTATGGCAGATCACTTCGTCTTGAAGCGTGGTATGCAAACGAATACCAATCTGATTCGTCATGGTACCGGAAGCGCAGTACAAGGCGGCATCCATTCCAAACATATGGGCTGCTCTCTGTTCGAGGGCCGTCACCGTTGGGTCTTCACCGAACATATCGTCCCCAACTTCGGCCGTCATCATAGCTTCTAGCATCTCAGGGGTAGGCTTGGTCAGCGTATCGCTTCTTAAATCAATCACCATTTAAAATATTTAAACTTTGAACTCGAACTGGGTCTTAAGGTTTCCAATACCTTTGCTGCTTCTATCGGTCGATCAGTAGCCAAAATATCAGCTCCTCGGTTCACAAAGCCCGCATATATACTATCGCCTCGGGCAATGGCCTTTCGATCCAAGTTACCCAGAACACCTAAAATAGCATAAATACCCTTGTCGTGCAGAAACTTATACAGAGAAGGTTCTGGCTCTGAAACACCCGTAAAGGCAATCATATTTTCATCAGGAATGCCAAGGTTCTTGTGCGCCTCATAGGCCGATAAATTACCAATGCCGACAGAGATCATAAGATCTGGATTCAAATCATACACAGTCTGTGCATCATTTGCAGAGTAGGTAATGATGGCGGCATAGTTTTCTGTTTCAGTTGCTACCACCAAATCAGTGACCATCTTAAAAGGAACCCCTCTCTTCACATCCAGGGTCAAAAGTGCTTTACCATCAGCCCAACGTAAAACTTCTTCTAGCGTAGGAATTTGATCCTCGGTAACAACCCCTTCATTATCCTTCAAACGAAGGCCTTTCAGTTCAGTCCAAGTCATGTCTCTCACCCTTCCAGTACCATTAGTTGTTCGGTCAAGTGTATTATCGTGCATCATCACCAAAACGGAATCAGAAGTCATCTCTATGTCGCATTCAATGACAGCTGGAGTATAGCTTAAGACATAATCAAAAGTGCGAATGGAGTTCTCAGGGTATCCAGGATAAGGACCTCCCCGATGTGCACTTACCATGGGTACACGATCTTCCGTCCATGAATAGAAATCTTTTGCGCCATACAGTACCATGGCCGCATCATTCATTCCTTTCAAATCGGACGTATCGGATATTTTATGATCAGAACTGCAACTGGCAGTGATTACAGCAAGAAAAAGGATAAAGAATAAATATTTGAAGGCGCGCATCAGACTAGTAGGGATCAGGAAAATGCATGAGCATGCAAGATAGTCTGAAGTGGCAATAAACGAAGCCCATTGATCAGAAAGTCATCCCCGATGCGGTAGACCATATGCCAACCGCACCGGTAATCTCCATTTAACCTAAACATATGAAGATCAGATGTCAAACATCTAAAATGACCGGACCGTCTGTCACTTTATGGGTGTGTAATCTCCTAAATGGCTCCTTAAACGTTGGAGCTCATCTCGAATTTCATCATGTAAAACGCGCGGCACTTCTTTTAAGTAGCCAGCAAAATGATTATCCAGCTTAATGATCATTTCGTTCTTGCTCTTCCTTCCTTTCTCGGTGAGTACCACGTGAAAGGATCTACCGTCTTCCTCATTCACAACCCTTTCAATCCATCCATTCTTTTCCATTCTCACGAGCATTCGCGAGATAGAAGGTAAATCCTGAAGTGTCACTCCACTGATTTGAGTAGGTGTGACACTTCCATGGTTCCACAGAATAATCAAGACCTGCCATTGCTCGGGAGTAACCCCATAAGCTTTTAACCCTCTAATCAGCTCCCTGTGAAACAACAGGTATGCGCGATATAGATTATAGCCGAGATTATTATTGAGATGAAAGAGAGCCTTACCGAAATCCATTTTTGGTGGTAAATCTGGGCGAAATATAGGCTAAAAAACTTGTCTAGACAAGTTTTTAGATGAAACTTTCGCTGATCTGGAAAGAATTTTTCTTAGAAATTCAATAGGTATCTATTCCTCACTTTTTAAATGAGTGAAAAGAGATTAGAAATGACTTGAAATGCTACTTTTCTGTAGAGCCAGACTCTAAATCGCTCAACTCTAAATTGAGGGCCCTAGTAGAGATTTGGGTCTCGATAAAGGATAAAACCAGCGATCCTAAGAGCAAAAACAGACTTAAACCGAAGATATAATCGGCTACTACTTGTCTGGATAAATACATCAGTACCATACTCAGTACACAACAGAAGAAACTGCCAATGCCCAAGGCCTGCATGTTCCGGATCAGCAAGAGCCGGGTCTTAAGGTTTTTAATTTGGCCAAGAACGGTTTCGGGCATATCAGGCATGTCTTTATAACGCTGCCTCAATCCTCTGGCCAAGGTAGCAAGAGCCACAAATCGATTGGTAAACGCCAATAGTAGTAGTGTAATCGCAGGAAAAAGTAAGGCGGGGGTTGAAATATCTATTTCCATATCGCTATTTCCTTTTGTCAGGGAACTTATGTTCAATCTTTTTCCACCCAAAATAGATCGTGCTTAATCCCGATAGGTAAAGAATGATCTTCGAGTAATAAATATCCATTTCGGTTAACCCGAGATCCAGTACATATAAACCCATCACTCCTACTGCTGTTAAAAACAGCCCCATCCAAAACAGTGAGTTCACTTGTTTTTCACTCATTTAGCAAAGATTGAGAAAAAAATTGAACCTGCTAAATCCAATCACCAAACCACTCCCGTATGTATGCCTGAAATCAAAATTCAGAACATATGAAAACGAAAATCACACAACTCGCACTGACCGCCTTATTAGTATTTGGCCTTCAGTCGGCTCACGCCCAGAGTACCGTCATGGTGGGTGGAGAAACGATGTATCCCAAGAAGAACATTATTGAGAATGCCGTTCAATCTAAGGACCATACCACTTTAGTTGCCGCTGTAAAAGCAGCCGGTTTGGTTGAAACGCTTCAAGGCGATGGACCATTTACAGTCTTTGCCCCTACTAATGCGGCCTTTGACAAACTGCCTGATGGAACGGTGGAAACGCTTGTAAAACCTGAGAATAAGGAGCTACTGACCAATGTCCTTACTTATCATGTGGTAGCAGGTAAGATGGATGCCAAGGCTTTGATGAAGGCCATCAAAAAAGGAAAAGGCATGGCGGAATTGAAAACCGTCAGTGGTGGAAAATTGATCGCCATGATGAATGGTGCCATGAACATTACACTCAAAGATGCCAAGGGTAACATCTCGAATATTTCTCTTTACGATGTCTACCAGTCCAATGGCGTCATCCATGTGATCGACACGGTCGTTATGCCGGGCTAGTCCAATAACCATTTAAACAAAATCATTTAACCCATTGAAAATTAACGCGATACAAATCGCGAACAGGAAAAATACATCCAAAAATCAAATACAATGAAACGAAAAATAACCTTTATGACGGCCCTTTTGGCCATTGCGACCAGCATCTACTTGATTGCTGCCGACCACAACGAAGCGCTTGGCGTGCAAGACACTGGGTCTGACATTGCCGATCTCTTTGCCTATCAAAGTCCGCAAAATTCCAACAATCTGGTTTTTGCTGCAACTGTACAAGGCTTACTCAGTCCGAGTGCAACTGCCAATGCGCAGTTTGACGAAAATGTGATGATAGAATTCAATATCGACAACGATGGAGATGCCATCGAAGACTTGGTCATCCAATGCATCTTTGAAAACGGACAAGTTTATGCGTACGGACCGTATGCTCCGATGTCTACTGGACTCAATAGCTCGATAGATACGAATGCTTCATTGGCTCAAGCCGATATCACTCCTTATGGCAGTAATGCTGTAGTGGGGTCGAACAACGGAGTAAGCGTTTTCGCAGGCCCCAGAGATGACCCATTCTTCTTTGATTTTGCTCAATTCGGTGCCATTCTCGGAGGTAATGCTACATCATTTAATGACCCTGGTAACGACTCTTTCGCAGGCACCAATGTCTTAGCCGTGGTAGTTGAGGTACCAAAATCCATGGTAGGCACCGGAGACTCTATTAACACCTGGGTCGAAACCAAACGCAAGCAATAATCTTCACTTCTAAAACGAATTAAAATGAAATTTATAAAAGTAAATAAACTCGTTGCGCTCCTGTTTATGGGCGCACTAACCATCGGTTTCACCTCATGTGATAACGATGATGACAATACACCTGATATAGCCGCAGTCTATGCACAGGAAGATCAAATGGGCCGCCCTGCAATCAATACCGTATTTATTCAGGGCGCTAGAAAAGACATCTTTAACGTGACCATTCCATCGCAGATGGGCGCTGCGTTTAGCACTGAAATGCAAGATCGACTTTTGGCCTTGAATGCTGGTTATTCCACGAATGCCCTTGGACTCGATGCATCAACATTCATCGGAGTACTAGCTACTGATGTATTGACCGTATCACTTACAGGCACTACAACTTTCTTTGACGGGACAAATGTTTTGACTGGGAGAACACTTTCGGATGACGTCATCTCTACTGAACTCTTATTGATCTTCGGTGGACCTGATGGCACCGCAAATCCTGGCTTAACAGACGACCATGTTGATGGTAATGATAAGCCATTTCTTAACACATTCCCCTACCTGGCAAGCCCTTGGTAGTTGATCATTTTCATACAATCATATGCGACTCAGTCTTCCCTTATGGGGAAGTGCTGGGCCGCTAAAAAAATCTCACCATGAAATCATTACTCACAATTATACTCACAGGCCTCCTACTTGCTTCCTGCCAACAAAGCCCGAAGTCAATAGCAGAGGCTACAGATTACGACACCTTATTATCGGCTGCTGCTACAAAAAGCCGAGACCTTAATGCCGACATAGAGTTTTGGCAAGACAGACTAGAAAAGTCTCCTCAAAGCCATATGAACCTCAATCAGCTAGCAGGCCTTTATAGCAAACGGTTTAGAGCCGGTGGTTTGATCCATGACCTACACATTTCAGATAGTCTTTACCAAAAGTCTTTAGCACTAAATCCATTCAATAAGGCAGCCACTTATAGAGCTCTGAGTGCCAATGCGGTCACGCAACATGAATTCCCAAAAGCAAAGATGTATGCACTCAAGGCCATAGATGCTGGCGAAGACCAAGCCGCCTCTTACTATATGCTTTTCGATGCCTTGATGGAATTAGGAGAGTTTGAAACCGCAGAGGGTATCTTGAATCGTCAACTGAGCAAAAACTCCTTTGACTATCTGACCAGAGCTTCCAAGTTCGCGGATCATCAAGGTGACCTGGATAAAGCCATTGAACTTATGGAGATGGCTTATGAAAGAGTAAAGTTCGACAATTCGATCATGAGTTGGAGCATTTCGAATCTTGGAGACATGTATGGTCATGCAGGCAGAATTGAGGATTCTTACCAAGCCTATCTCAAGGTACTGAATCACCATCCCCAACACTGGCATTCTTGGAAAGGATTGGCATGGATCAACTTTGCTCATGATCAAAATGTGAATGAAGCAAAACGGATTCTTCGCCATATCGATGAAAACAGCAATGATCCACAGGTAAAACTCATGCTCGCAGAAATTGCCGACTATGAAGGCTTGGGGAATGAGAGCCTGCAATTAAAGCAAGCCTTTTTTGAGCAGGCCTCCTCTCCAAAATACATGGGTATGCACAATAAATACCTCATTCTATTGGCCAGCGAGGATTTAAAAATGAACGCTCAGGCCATCGCAGCAGCTGAAAAGGAGCAGGAAAAGCGACCTACACCTCAAATGTATGACCTGCTGGCCTGGACCTACTTCCAAAACGGTGAATTAGAAAAGGCCCTCAAAATTGCCAGCCTATTCGTAGATGGTCAGTCCTCCGAACCCGAGGTTCTTTATCATCTGGGCCTCATTTATAAAAGGAATGGGCAAGATCGCAAGGGTAATAAATTCTTGAAAGAAGCCTTAGAAAGTGAATATGAGCTGGGGCCTCTCACGACCAAGCACATCAAGGAAAACCTTAAAAGCTAGTGAAAATGAGATCCTACATCTTAACACTTTGTATTGCCCTATTTGGTTTTCAGGCCCTAGCACAAAAAGGCCAAGTCACCGGTACAATAGTCGATGCTCAAGGGGAACCCTTGGTAGGTGCTAATGTCGTGTTAGTTGAAGCAGCACAGGGAAGCCCGACCGACAGAATGGGTAAGTTCTATTTGAACAATGTCGATAGTGGCAAATACCAATTGCAAGTGAGCTTTATCGGGTTCGAAAAGTATACCGAAGAGATCATCATCAACGATCGGGAAAAGACTGAGATTGAAGTGACTTTATCACGCGCCAATCTAGAACTGAAGGATGTTCGGATAATGCCAGGTTTGGACCAAAACCAATCTCAGATATCAGCAATTGACATCGGCTTAAGACCTATCAAGTCTTCACAGGATGTCCTGCAAATCGTTCCAGGACTTTTCATTGCGCAACATGCAGGAGGTGGAAAGGCAGAACAGATATTCTTAAGAGGTTTCGATATCGATCATGGTACTGACATTGCGCTAACGGTAGATGGTATGCCGGTGAATATGGTTTCTCATGCGCATGGTCAAGGCTATTCAGACCTACACTTTGTGATTCCTGAGACCATTGAAAGAGTGGCTTTTGACAAGGGGCCTTATTATACGGATCAAGGCAATTTGAATACAGCAGGCTTTGCAGCCTTTTCAACCAAAAAGCGAATCAGCGAGAGTTCAATTAAGCTTGAAGGAGGTCAGTTCAATACCTTTCGCGGTGTTGGTTTATTCAACCTTATCACTCCATCAAACGAGAAGTATGCGCCAAGCTTATATTTAGCTAGCGAGTACTCCATCTCTGATGGCTACTTTGAAAGTCCACAAAACTTTAACCGGTTCAACTCACTCTTAAAGTTCAACCAGCGGCTAAACGATCGAAATACGCTTGAAATCTCCGCTTCTGCCTTTAGCAGTCGCTGGAGCGCATCAGGACAAATCCCTCAGCGGGCCATTGATAGCGGTCGAATATCAAGATTTGGGGCTATTGATGATACGGAAGGTGGAAAGACGAGCCGATACAATCTCAATGCTCAGTTGGTTTCTGAATTCAACGATGGTTCGTTTATTGAGAACCAGATATTCTTATCGCGATATGATTTTAACCTGGTTTCCAATTTTACATTCTTCTTGAACGATCCCGTTTTCGGAGACCAGATTACCCAATCAGAGAAGCGAACCATGTTGGGTAGTAGACATACTTATTGGACTGATTGGTCCCTTCTTGGACGCGATGCCTCTACTGAATTGGGAATAGGATTTCGACACGATATCATCGATGACAATCGCCTGTCCAGAACTTTTCAGAAGAACACAATTCTTGAGGATTTGGCCTTCGGAGACATCAGAGAAACCAACCTTTATCTCTTTGCCGAAGAGCAAGTGAGTTTGACAAACAAATTGGAACTCACCACAGGAGTACGATATGATTGGTTTAGTTTTAGCTATGCCGATAAACTCGCAACATCACAACCTGATGTAAATCAAGGCATCTTCAGTCCTAAGCTCAAATTGAGCTATACTGTCAATCCCAGCCTTAATTTGTTCGTCAAATCAGGTGTTGGTTTTCATTCTAATGATTCACGTGTAGTAGTGGCAAGGTCTGGCGAACAGATTTTACCTAAGGCCTATGGTCTGGATGTCGGATCCATCTGGAAACCTTCAGACAAGCTATTAGTGAATCTGGCTTTTTGGAGACTAAATCTAGATCAGGAATTTGTTTACGTAGGTGATGAAGGCATAGTCGAGGCAGGAGGCAAAACCACCAGACAAGGCATTGAACTTGGGCTTCGCTATCAGTTTACTCCAGGCCTTTATGCCAGTATGGATGTCAACTATACTGATCCTCGTTCAGTAGAGGAAGCAGAAGGTCAACAGTATATTCCATTGGCTCCAACTTTTACCAGCATCGGAAGCATCATTTATGACACTAAGAAAAGGTTCAGTGGCAGTCTAAGTTATCGACTGTTGGGGGATAGATCCGCCAACGAAGATAGGTCCTTGATAGCTGATGGATACTTCTTATTAGACATGACCATGAACTATCGGGTCGGACGCTTTGATATTGGGCTCTCGATCGAGAACCTATTAAACAGAGAATGGAAGGAAGCACAATT
Coding sequences:
- a CDS encoding tetratricopeptide repeat protein, which codes for MKSLLTIILTGLLLASCQQSPKSIAEATDYDTLLSAAATKSRDLNADIEFWQDRLEKSPQSHMNLNQLAGLYSKRFRAGGLIHDLHISDSLYQKSLALNPFNKAATYRALSANAVTQHEFPKAKMYALKAIDAGEDQAASYYMLFDALMELGEFETAEGILNRQLSKNSFDYLTRASKFADHQGDLDKAIELMEMAYERVKFDNSIMSWSISNLGDMYGHAGRIEDSYQAYLKVLNHHPQHWHSWKGLAWINFAHDQNVNEAKRILRHIDENSNDPQVKLMLAEIADYEGLGNESLQLKQAFFEQASSPKYMGMHNKYLILLASEDLKMNAQAIAAAEKEQEKRPTPQMYDLLAWTYFQNGELEKALKIASLFVDGQSSEPEVLYHLGLIYKRNGQDRKGNKFLKEALESEYELGPLTTKHIKENLKS
- a CDS encoding TonB-dependent receptor encodes the protein MRSYILTLCIALFGFQALAQKGQVTGTIVDAQGEPLVGANVVLVEAAQGSPTDRMGKFYLNNVDSGKYQLQVSFIGFEKYTEEIIINDREKTEIEVTLSRANLELKDVRIMPGLDQNQSQISAIDIGLRPIKSSQDVLQIVPGLFIAQHAGGGKAEQIFLRGFDIDHGTDIALTVDGMPVNMVSHAHGQGYSDLHFVIPETIERVAFDKGPYYTDQGNLNTAGFAAFSTKKRISESSIKLEGGQFNTFRGVGLFNLITPSNEKYAPSLYLASEYSISDGYFESPQNFNRFNSLLKFNQRLNDRNTLEISASAFSSRWSASGQIPQRAIDSGRISRFGAIDDTEGGKTSRYNLNAQLVSEFNDGSFIENQIFLSRYDFNLVSNFTFFLNDPVFGDQITQSEKRTMLGSRHTYWTDWSLLGRDASTELGIGFRHDIIDDNRLSRTFQKNTILEDLAFGDIRETNLYLFAEEQVSLTNKLELTTGVRYDWFSFSYADKLATSQPDVNQGIFSPKLKLSYTVNPSLNLFVKSGVGFHSNDSRVVVARSGEQILPKAYGLDVGSIWKPSDKLLVNLAFWRLNLDQEFVYVGDEGIVEAGGKTTRQGIELGLRYQFTPGLYASMDVNYTDPRSVEEAEGQQYIPLAPTFTSIGSIIYDTKKRFSGSLSYRLLGDRSANEDRSLIADGYFLLDMTMNYRVGRFDIGLSIENLLNREWKEAQFETESRLFSEAAPVSEIHFTPGTPFQARISLGIKL